A window of Lycium ferocissimum isolate CSIRO_LF1 unplaced genomic scaffold, AGI_CSIRO_Lferr_CH_V1 ctg1534, whole genome shotgun sequence contains these coding sequences:
- the LOC132042436 gene encoding uncharacterized protein LOC132042436 — MRDLSREKHPPQRGGLLSDTVPNPRGSGGDHTASCNTISTRSRKVLDAVNQKMVEPIIVEPIINESIEEDVEKENEAPNEAPIIVEREKEMHPIVKKGDEEPSVQKATGESLLKSKVTEAIKPLTQMYKSPPPFPQRLMKIMEDAKCQRFYDQLKGLSMNIPFLDAFQEMPGFAKYLKDLLTKKRPIKHDMVGVTHRVSSIISSSNAEKKGDPGAFTIPCTIGHHDFARALCDNGASINLMPLAIFKQADLGAPRPTSMRLQMADRTIKRPVGVVDDIFVRVGEFLLSADFVIL; from the coding sequence ATGAGAGATCTTTCTCGTGAGAAACATCCACCGCAAAGAGGGGGCCTTCTTAGCGACACAGTACCGAACCCAAGGGGTAGTGGAGGCGATCACACTGCCTCATGCAACACTATTTCCACTAGAAGCAGAAAGGTCCTTGATGCGGTGAATCAGAAAATGGTTGAACCAATCATTGTCGAGCCGATTATTAATGAGAGTATAGAAGAAGAcgttgaaaaagaaaatgaggcaCCGAATGAAGCGCCTATTATTGTTGAAAGAGAGAAGGAAATGCACCCTATTGTTAAAAAGGGTGACGAGGAGCCGAGTGTTCAGAAGGCCACCGGAGAGAGCTTGCTAAAGAGTAAAGTCACCGAGGCTATTAAACCCTTGACTCAAATGTATAAGTCTCCTCCACCGTTCCCACAAagattgatgaaaataatggagGATGCCAAGTGCCAACGATTCTATGACCAACTGAAGGGGTTGTCAATGAATATCCCTTTCTTAGACGCATTCCAAGAAATGCCCGGATTTGCCAAATATTTGAAGGATTTGTTGACAAAGAAAAGGCCAATCAAGCATGATATGGTGGGAGTCACCCACCGTGTGAGTTCTATTATCTCGTCATCAAATGCAGAGAAGAAGGGAGATCCAGGGGCTTTCACTATCCCTTGCACTATCGGTCATCATGATTTTGCTCGGGCTTTATGTGACAACGGAGctagtattaatttgatgccaCTAGCCATATTTAAGCAAGCCGATTTGGGAGCACCTAGACCAACGAGCATGCGTCTTCAAATGGCCGACAGAACAATCAAAAGACCGGTGGGGGTTGTTGATGATATCTTTGTTAGAGTGGGGGAATTCTTATTATCGGCAGATTTTGTCATCCTTTGA